The window CTGGTGGCAAGAGGGCCTGTGCCAGGAAAGGTGCTGAGTTGGGACATCTAGAAGGCGACCGTCCCAGCCTGGGAGCAGACAGCAGCCTCCTCAGCCCCCAACAACAGCCGGACACAGAGGCCGTCCTGTCTTCTGGAGGAGAGCGAGTCCCCGAGACTGCCCGAAACCACAGCCTTCAGGACTCCGGAGACCAGGGCAGGCTGCAGGGGGTGGTGGGTGTCCCAGCCCCTCAGGAAGCCGGGAGCTCAGCCGGTCCCCCGAGGCTCTGAGGCATGGCCCTGAGCACAAACacgggggtggagggggtggggtgggggaggcagatgCTTTCCTGGAATCCTCCAAGGCAGGGGATTTTTCTGGACTAGCCTGTCCCCTGTCCCCGCCCCTCGTGTCCAACCAAGGGTCACTGTCGGCTGCAGCCCAGGCCCCACCCACAGAGGGTGAGGGCCAAACTCCCACCGTCCACCCTGGGTGTCCTGGCCTTGAAACGGCCAGTGACTGCGGGGCCTTGGGCAGCGGTCACTCCCCCTTCCCCGCATCTACACCACAGGGAAGGATCCAGGGATGCTCCCAGCTCCCAGCCATGGGTAAGAGGACCCCAGAACCGAGAGGGGCTTTGTGTGGCCTGCCCAGGGTTTTGTGAAATCCGAGTTATGTACCCACACCGCCACCTCGGGAGATGTCGTCCGAAAGTCTGGACTTCCAGTTTCTCGCGTCAACCCCGACGCCCAGGCACGGGTGGTCGCGGGAGCGGCTGGCCCCGCCCTGGGTCCGCTTCTGCGTTTGTGCTGCCTGCCCCGCGCCTCCAGGCTCTCGATCTGGCTCAAAATCCGCTCGCTTTTGACCAGACACCAGGGACCCCGGGAGGGAGGGCGACTTGCCCCAGGGCACACAGCAAACGGCGGCAGAGCGGACGCGAACCCAGGAGCCCCGGGGTCGCCCGGCGCCACGGGGACCCTGCCGCGGAGAGAAGGGGCGGCcctccctgcccccgcccccggcccgcccGCCAATGCGGcgccgccccgcccccggccccgccccccgcGAGCCGCCCCGCAGCCCGAGCCCGAGCCCGGGCGGGAGACGCCGGAGACCGCGGGGACGGCGGACGCGGCTGCGTCCCGGACCCAGGACCCTCGGGCCGGCCGGCGGGAAGCACCGAGGCCGCGGCCCGCCCCGCCCAGCTccctccgccgccgccgcctccgggTGAGTGTCTGCCGGGGCCGGGGGCGCCCCGCGCGCGTACGCACACACGGGCGGGGCGCGCAGCCCCCAGCCCCGCACCGGCTCCCGCACCCGGGGGCGCGCGCCGGGAGCCGGTGAGCCCCCCGCGCGTCCCGGGGCGccggcagcccccagccccgcgTGTGTCCGCGGCTCTCCGGACGCGGCTGCGAGCGGACAAAATAAACACCCCCTCCCTCGCTTCCTCCTCCCACGGCCGGGCCCTCCGGCATGACCAGTTTTATGAATCAAACCTCTTTGAGGGGGTGGCCGAGCAGCAGTCTTGGGTTTCTTTTCCCTCCTGGGGTCGGAGAGGCTGGCTCGGTCCCCCCGCCTCCCCCCAGCAGACCGGCGGGTCACTCCGTGCAGCCAGGGAGATGGCGACGATTTGCAGGTAACTGAGGGCCCAGCTCTCTCAGGTGGGGAACAGTCCTTGGCTGGCCAGGCCAAGTGCTCCAGGTTTTAGGGTGCCCCGTCTCTCTGCCCAGCAAGGGGATTTGACAGAGGCTACAAGCCCCATGGCCTGGAGCCAGCCTAGTCCTTTGTGTCCCTGGACTGGCTGCCCTGGGGTCTGAGAGTGGCCAAGGTCCCCAGCCAATTGGTGCCAACCCTGGTGCCAGGCATTTTGCATCACCCCCACTAGTTAACGATTACCACGCCAGGGCTACTGGCTGCCTCTTCCCAGGGGCTCGGGGGTGGAGCCTGcagggtgggaaggaggaagaggcccCGAGGGTCCAGGTGGCCCCCTGCATGCCTTTGCGCCAAGAGCAGGTGAGGCTCTGCAGAGCGGTCCCCTAGAACCTCTGCGGGGAGGGGGTTCAGGACTGGGCTAAACCTTCAAGGGCCTGCCCATGTGGGCAGGCTGGGCTTTGGGTGGCAAGGAGCAGGGGCCTGGGCTGGTGCCCTCAGAGTGGGGGTCCACCAGAACCTGGGGGGCGGGCAGGGAAGCCCGGTGTGGCCCAGCTGTTGGTAAGGCCCAGCAGGGCgggtggggggatgggagagCAGCCCCATCGTTGCCCTCCTCTCCCTGGGGGAATCAGCCCCGGGAGCTTCTGTAAACACAGTGTCAGAGGCAGGAAGAGGGCTCTGGTAATGAGCAGCGCGGCTGGATTCCCTCCAGACTATTATCTGGCCTCCCTCGGGCCGGGGAAGGGAGGATGAGCGGGCACGTGCCAGGCTGGGGACCTGGGCACAGCCTGTCCCCCAGCAGCTACCCAATTGGGGTCGGGGTTGAGGGCTGGCGTCCCAGGGCCTTCGCCCTGAGGTGCCACTTTCTCCAGTCTCTGAATGGGGAAGGACGATGGGTCAGTGCCTGCAGCCCCTGCCAGCTGCCACCCAGACCTGTGCACCCCCAGAAGCTCCCTTGAGCAAGCAGCCCCACACCGGGGAGATACCTGGGCAGAGCTGGCTCTCCGGCTCCTAGCTCCCAGCTCCCAGTCCTGACACTGCCTGCCCCACTGCAGCCCTGGGAACCTGGGACAAGTTCTAGGTCAAGAGAGTTAAGTTCTTCTGGGGGCTTGTAAGGGGATCATGCCCCCAGTTGGACAGCCCCTGGGAGCAGGAGAGCAGGGCCCCAGCTGAGCCCAGGCCGGGGCTCCCACCTAGCAGCCGGGCCAGCCAGCCTCTGGCTGACCAGCGGAGGGCAGCAGGGCCACCTCGCTGGCCAGTGGCCCCTCCTTGAGGCCCCTCAGCACTCCTTTGAGTCCCCTCCCTGGGTTGGGGAGCCCAAGGCTCAGTGGCTGCCAAGAAAACCAGCTCCCCTCACTGCTCTGGAATTTGCGTGAGTTCttggagaagggggagggggtgTGCGCCAGGCAGGAGCAGGGCCCAGTGGGCGTGTGTCCGCGTGGGCGTGTGTCCGCGTGCGCGTGACTGGGGCCGGGCTGTGTGTCTGTGGGTGGAGTGGGGGTGCTGCTGCGGTGGGGATGTGTGcactggggaggggctgggggctcagCCTCCTTCCTTTATCGGCTTCCACATTCCAGAGACAGCCGGATTGCTTTTTCCCTAAGCTGGGCCGGCCGGCCGGCTGGGCCTTTCCTCATTCCAGCCTCCCTGGGCGTGAGGAGGCTCCCTGCGGCCACCTTGGCTTGGTGGTGGATGTTGGTGGGGTGCAGGCGAGGGTCAGTCCCTCTCCAAGGTTGGGGAGGGTGCCCCCGCCCCCACTCCTGGGGGGATGCAATAAGCCTCTGACATTCCTCGGACGCTGCCGGAGAGATTTAATTAAGGCGAGCAGAGAGCTGGCCTGTACGGAGAAGGGGCAGGATGTGCCTGGGGCCCCTGGCACCCTGGAGCCTGGTGGGCAGCAGTGAGAAGGAGCCGTGGGGGCAGGGCTTGGGCCGGGGACCAGTTCCCGCTCTCCCCCCATCAGTTCCACCTGCCCATCCTTAGCTTACAGACCTGGGAAGACCCCTTTGCCCCAGAGGGCCCAGGAACTCTGGCTGGCAGGTGGGGCATGGTGAAAGGGAGAAAGGCAAGCCCCCTGCTGCGGCCACTTCCTTCTCTGAGCCCTTCTAGGCCCCAGACAGCCTGGGCCCCACTGGCTTGAGGCCCAGGGAGGCCACCCCTCCTGGTGACTAAAGTCTGACTCTGGTGAGTTGAGGGTTAATTGCAGGGTGAGGGCCCCATCAGGTGGGTGCCTGGCCCAGGTGGCCTGTCCGAGCCCAGCCCCGGCGGCGTCACGCCAGCCATGTGCCGACGTTGGAATCTGGTCGGGCCACAGCCGCCACCTCACACCTCCCCAAACAGGTGACACCTCTTGTCACTGACTCAGGCTCGTCTGCTGCCCGGAGGCTCCCCTGAGCTGGCAGTGGCCTTAGTCACAGGTTCCCCTGCCCTGGGCAGGCAGGTCGGGCGGCTGCCAGGTCACCCACGGTGCAGTCAGACCCACCTGGGCCCGGCTGGCATGCGTGGGCGGAGGAGGGAGGCCGGTCCTGGCTGCCAGCCGGGCCTCACCTGGACAGGCCCCACAGCTGCTGGCCCGGCCCCCCTTGGCGGTCAGTCCACCCAGCGGTCGGAACCCTGGCTGGAAGGGGAGCTCACCTGGGGAGTCTTTCCAGAATGTCACTGCCTGGGCCTCAGCCCCTGAAATTCTGATTGAAATGGCCCAGAGGTGAGTCCCAGGactaaggatttttaaaaagcttcccgAGTGATTCTGCTGTATAGCTGGAGTGGAGAACACCCTAGAATTACAGGTGGGATGTGGGAGCTCGGTGGGGAGAAGAGGACTTGGACAAGGTCACAGGGCACGTGTCATGCCGCACTCCTAGTTCCGGCAGTCGGCTCCATGAGCTGAGCTGGCTGCCGGGAGGGTGCAGAGGGAACAGGCAGAGGTGGACATGGGGGTGGGCTCCTGGAGAGAGGGTCCCGGGAGAAGCCTGGAGGAACTGAGGCCCGGCATCCTCTGCCCATCCCCTGGGGGCCCGGGGTGGAGACCCCCAGGCTCTCTGCCCTGCTGGGCCAGGGGCTGCTGTGGCCCCGGGAAAGGAGACAGGGCAGACTCGGCCAGGGGCCCGGACCTCCTCGGACACGTCAGCGAAACCGGAGCCAGCCATCCCGGCTGCCAGCAGCGGTCCCGCCtgccttggggtggggtggggggttggcaGCCTCCCGGGGCTGAGCTGCTGCCAGGCCGGGCCCGTGCTGCTCAGCCAGAGGATCCAGAGCCTCAGGGCTGGGACCTGCAGCACCCGTCTCCCTGTCTGTCTGAGCCTAGCACCCACCTGGCTGGGCACAGCGCCTTCCCCAGAAATAAGAACCGGAACAGCCCCGAGGTCACCCCCAGCCATGCCTCTCCCCGCCAGCCCCAGCACGTTACAGGGGGTGCACACAGTGTGGCCACACTCGGAGTGGTGGGTGGGGTCCCTAAGAGCTGAGATGACGGAGGCCCTTAGTTTTCCTTGTTCCTAACACTCTCCCGCTGTCCCCTGTCATGCCCTGGAGGGGGCTGGCCAAAGGACAGCTCACACCCCCCATCAGGCCCCTGCCCAGCTCCCCTTCCCACGCTCCCATCACCTGCGGGCTGAGGGCTATCTGAGATGGTGGCCTTGACCCTGGGCCCAGAGCCCCCCGTTGCCCAACAGCTGGCTCATGTTTTACGACAGGCCACGTAGCTAATGGTTATTGACCACCCGGGATGTGTTCCGGGTACAAACTAAACCCCCCCAAGGACCAGGCGCTGTCTCCCAGCCCCGGCCTAGCCATGGTCACCTGGAGGCAGCCAGGCTGGAGCACAGCCCaggcccccacctcccaccaccccCTGCAGAGAGCCCCCAGCCGCCCTGGCAGGGGGGGAGCACGTCGGTGCCGTCTGAGGCTGCTGCGGGTGGCGAGAAGAGGCCTGGCCCTCACAGTTGCCTCCATGACCCTAAGGCTGTCCCCAGAACTTTCGCCCTCCCCCTTCGGGTCAGCGGCTTGGATCTTGTCCCGTCATCCCAGGACGGCACCCGGCAGGCAGGCACCCCAATGACAAATTGTAAATTCCccgattaaaaacaaacagaaacaagggCAGCAACGACACTGGCTGCTCAGAACACCTCcaagggtggggagggcaggccgCGCACCCATCTGACCCAACGTCAAGGAGGGTTTTGCCTGGAGTGGCTGCAAAGCTACTTAGGAGCCCAATTCTGGCCCCTGGCCCTGCCACCCTCTGCCCTCTGCGGTCCCTCCTGGGGTGGTTCGAGCTGGTTCGGTACCAGCAGCTGGCCGTGCTCTAAAGCCCCAGCCTCCCGCTGGGCCGAGGggccccctcctgcccctgggGGATGGGAAGCAGACCTGGGAGCCCAGGAgcccagcctccccccaccccgccacgACGGCACATTCCGCAGCTCGTGACATGTCAGCCTGCGTGTCCCCCCACTCCTGCTGATTACTGGGGCCAAGCCCGCAGCCCTTGGGGAGAAGGGGGAGCCCCCACAGCACAGGCCGCAGGCGTCCGAGGGCCGGCCGGGACAGCTGACTGGGTCTGCACCCATCTCCCCCCTTACAGATACCGCCCCTGCGCTACACACGAGGCGGCTCAGGCCTGGCAGCTCAGACACACAGTCTGGGGTGGCCCGCCGCGGCGCGAGCTCTTAACCGTGACCTTATACGTGTCCGGGGGGGCTGGGGCCGCGGGGTGGACCGGCTGGCCACGCGTAGGGCCCCCTCCCAGCCCGGGGCCTGGCTGCTCCCGTCCCAACCTCGGCCAGCCCAGCCCGGAGGGCTGACTCAGGGGAAGGGAGCCTCACCCCCCACGTGGCTGCAGGGAGGGATGGGGTCACTCGGCGCCAACATCTGGAGGCCAGGCCGCACCCGCGCTCTCCGGagccagggaggaggggaggaggcagggctgcagCACTGGGGGGCACAGGGGCCCCAGGATGGGCACACGGGCCCCCAGGGTTCCGGTTCAGCAGATGCTCAGTGCAAGGCCCTCCCTAGGCaaccccccacctccctgcccagCCCACCCTTTAGCAAAGACGAGCTCCGTGGGTGCTGGGGAGATGGGGGACCAGGGCAGGCGGGGTCTCGGGCTCACGGACAGGACCTTGGTTGGCACTTCTGTAAATGGAGAACTCCTTGAAGGGGAGCCAGCCCCAGGACCACGCTGTGGGCAGGGTGGGGGCacccaggctggggctggggtggcgGCTGTCCTGGGGTGTTCCTGAGGGGCTGGGGTCTGGAGGCTGCTGGCGGGGGGTACGCTAGGCAGACCCTCTCTGCAGCGGCCCCCGGGTTCCTCCCCGACTCCAGGGCAGCATATAGGCTGGGCAGGGGGTGGTGTCACCTGCGGGGCTGGACGGGcctgtgggggaaggggaggcctGCACAACAGCACAAAAGGCCCTTGTGTGAGCAGGAGTCTGGGGAGGTGAGGCTGCCTCCCAGGGCCAGGCTGGCACCCTGTGGGGCTCAGGGGGCTCTGGGGGCCCAAAGGCGAGGGCTGTCCCTGGGTGTGTATGTGTCGGGGGTGCTTTTGTGTCCTGGACATTTCCTGTCTGGGGCAACTTTCTGGCCAAGGGTTGGAGGCTGGTGTGGCTGGGGGAGGGCCGGGCTCTGGGCTCTGGAGTTCCGGGCCCTGCGTGGGGAGGGGGCACAGACCCTGGGGCCGGCGTGGGGGCAGTGCACACCTGGAAGCGGTTAGGCCGGGCCCCAGCTCAGCTCCCTGGCCCTGTGAGGGGTGGCGGCAGTCCTGCCCCTGCGGGGAGCCCTGTTTTCTTCACCTAGGAGCGCTAAGAACAGTTTCTACCTGGAATAACCATTGGGGGATGAGGGGAGAAGACTGGAAAATGTTCGGCCTGTCCCGGGCAGTGGTAATGGCCAGTGACCCCAGGGAGGGCTGCGACTCAGCGTTGCCCTCGCCGGGCCCAGGACAGAGTCCAAGGAGTACCAAAGGAGCGAGTGAGGGCCCCTGACCTGAGCCCTGGGTCACCCAGGGAGGCCGGGGCCGTCCCCTCTGAAGACAGGCATTCCCTGCCCCTCACCGTCGCCCAGTGCTCCAGGCCTCCGCGGCCCCCTCTCCAGCCGCCTTCCCGCTGGCCACATCCTGGCGGGCTCACAGCTCCCACCCTGGGCAGGTCTGACTTCACAAGTGGAAAAACACCGATCCCGATGACTTCCATGTGAAGCCTTGCCGGCTGCGGTCTCCCTCACTCGGAGGAGACGGGGAGCGTGGGGGCCGGCGGCCAGGGCGGCCAGCTTCTCTGCTTACGCGCCAGGCTGACTGCATTCTCCGCCACGGCAGGGAGGGGCAGCCTCTCCCGGGACTCGCCCTCCCCTGCCCACCTCGGCGGAGCTTTGTGGGGGCCGGGGCCGCAGAGCTGGATGCTCCTGCTTAGCACAGCCAGGTGGCACCCGCCTGGACAGGCCGGGGCCTGGGTGAGAGACATGGCTCGTGGCTGACGGGTGCCAGGCCTGGGGCCCACCTCCGCAGGCCTCTCCCGCGGCATGCCCGCAGAGTTGTGACAGCCTACAGGGCTGGGGACCTGGCTCCCGGCCACTGTGCTGGGCTGGAAGTGGGGGCGGGAGGCGGACCATTCCCTTCCTGTTTGTTGGGGACTCCAACTCacagtctccccatctgtctcctctgTGCCACCAGGGACCAGAAAATGCACCCCAGGATACCCCCGGCcctgctgctgccgctgctgtTCCTGCTGCTGGCCCTGGGCTGTGGGCCGGTGCATGGCTGCCCGGCGGGCTGCCAGTGCCACCAGCAGCAGACAGTCTTCTGCGCGGCCCGCAGGGGTCCCCGGGTGCCCCGTGACCTGCCGCCCGACACGCTGGGCCTGTACATCTTTGAGAACGGCATCACCACGCTTGACGCGGGCAGCTTCGCGGGCCTGCCCGGCTTGCAGCTCCTGGATCTGTCACAGAACCAGATTGCCAGCCTGCCCGGCGGGGTCTTCCAGCTGCTCGCTAACCTCACCAACCTGGACCTGACAGGCAACAGGCTCCGCGAGGTCACCAACGAGACCTTCCGCGGCCTGCGCCGCCTTGAGCGCCTCTACCTGGGCAAGAACCACATCCGCCTCGTCCAGCCAGGGGCCTTCGACATGCTCGACCGTCTCCTGGAGCTCAAGCTGCAGGACAATGAGCTGCGGGCGCTGCCCCCGCTGCACCTGCCACGCCTGCTGCTGCTCGACCTCAGCCACAACAGCCTCCCAGGGCTGGAGCCGGGGGCCCTGGACACCCCCAAAGTGGAGACGCTCCGGCTGGCCGGCCTGGGGTTGCACCAGCTTGAAGAGGGGCTCCTGGGCCCGCTGCAGAACCTGCATGATCTAGATGTGTCTGACAACCAGCTGGAGCAGGTGCCACCTGCACTTGGGGCTCTGCAGGGCCTGACGCACCTGCGGCTGGCTGGCAATAGCCGCATCGCCCAGCTGCGGCCTGAGGAGCTGGCTGGCCTGGCCGCCCTGCAGGAGCTAGACCTCAGCAACCTGAGCCTGCAGGCCCTGCCGCCTGCGCTCTTTGGCCCCCTGCCCCGGCTGcggctgctggctgctgcccGCAACCCCTTCAACTGCGTGTGCCTGCTGAGCTGGTTTGGCCAGTGGGTGCGTGAGAGCCGTGTCACGCTGGCAAGCCCTGAAGAGACGCGCTGCCACTTCCCCCCGAAGAATGCTGGCCGGCTGCTCCTGCAGCTGGACTACGCCGACTTCGGCTGcccagccaccaccaccaccaccaccaccaccacggcCACGGCACCCACCACGGGGCCCGCTGCCCACGAGCCCCCACCCCCGCCGCCCAGTGTGGTGCCCACACTCCCCTGGCCCACAGAGCCGGCCAGCGAGGCCCCCAGCCTTCCGCCCGCTGCCCGGCCCACCGTGGcgcctgcccccccaccccaggactgTCCAGCATCCACCTGCCTTAATGGGGGCACCTGCAGCCTGGGCGCGCGGGGCCACCTGGAGTGCCTGTGCCCCCCGGGGCGTGCAGGCCTGTACTGCGAGGGCCGGGAGGAGCCGGGCACGCGGCCCACCCCCGCTCCGGCCACGCCTGGGCCGCCCCGTGCCCTGCTCCTGGAGCCCGCCAGCCCCACCTCCCTGCGTGTGGGGCTCCAGCGCTACCTGCAGAGCCCCGTGCCGCTCCGCAGCCTGCGCCTCACCTACCGCAACCTGTCAGGTCCCGACAAGCGGCTGGTGATGCTGCGGCTGCCTGCCTCGCTCGCCGAGTACACGGTCACTCAGCTGCGGCCCAATGCCACCTACTCCGTCTGTGTTCAGCCCCTGGGGGCCGCGTGGGTCCCCGAGGGTGAGGAGGCCTGCGGGGAGGCCCGCACGCCCCCTGCCACCCGCTCCAGCCATGCACCCGTCACCCAGGCCCACGAGGGCCACCTGCCACTCCTCATCGCGCCTGCACTGGCTGCCCTGCTCCTGGCCGCGCTGGCCGCCGTGGGCACGGCCTACTGCGTGCGGCGGGGCCGGGCCACAGCTGCGGGGGCCCAGGGCAAAgggcaggtggggctgggggctgggccccTGGAGCTGGAGGGCGTGAAGGTGCCCCTGGAGCCAGGCCCCCTGGTGGCTGAGGCGGGTGGGGAGGCCCCGCTGGGTGGGCCCGAGTGTGAGGCACCGCTCATGGGCTGTCCAGGGCCCGGCCTCCTGGGGCCCCTGCCGCCCAAGGCCTACACCTAAGGCCCAGGGCAGCGGGGCCACCCGCCCACCCAGAAGTCCTCGTCTCTGAGGCAGATGCGCAGGGAGGGGGAGCTGCCTGACTGCAGGCCCATCTCTGGCCCTCCCGGACCTTGGGCTCATCGTCCGTGAGGACTGCGTACCCAGGTCTCCTGGGAGCCCGAGCGCACCAAGGATGGTGTGTCCTGTCCTCTGCCTTGTGCAGCCCCCAGGCACGTGTCTGGTCCCACTGTGTGCTGGCAACACACGGGCCTGGCCCCAgcctggcccccacccccaggaggctGGGGGCCACCGGAGGAAGCCcccagagagaagagggagagtgAGCGGGGCCCCAGCCTCAGcctcaggagcaaaggaacaaaacaaactggaaagaaagacgCTCTAGGaacatgttttgctttttttttttttttttttaagaaaaatatatttataagcaATCCTTTCCCATTTATTCTGggaaaatgtttttcaaactgagacaaggactttggcttttataaGACAAACGATATGAAAGTCTTTtgtaagaaacaaaaatgaaaatgaaatcagagTATTTTTCTTGGGCGTGGCCCCATGGTAcgtggggagtgggggggtgtCCTGGGCTCTGGTGAGAGCTGAggtgtggggaggaggggctctCCTGGTCGGAACCAGGCCCTGGTCAGCAACCCCAGGGTGGTGGGGGGCTGCTGGGGGCAGACGCCTGGTCCTGCCTCCCAATGGGGGGGTAGAGTTTGGGCACCAGACCACCTCCAACCAGGGTTAGGGGCACAGCTAAAACAGCCTCCCCCTGCCCAGGCCAGTCTGCTGCCAGCAGGAGTTGGGGCCTGGTGCCCCAGCCCCGCTCTGGGTGCTGCCCAGGTGTGAGCCTGGGAAGGTGCTCCCGGCAGACAAGGGCCAAGAGGATCCCCCAGGCAGGTCGGGCCTGCCCTCCTCTAAGAGAGGGTGCCCTAAGTCGTCTCCTTCCAGAGTCCTCTTGGAGGGTCCTGGGACTGGGAGGCTTCCAGAACCCTCCTGCAGGTTCTCAGGCTGGCCGAGTGGTAGTGTGACCCCGCTCAGCCCAGCTCGGCCCTGCGGCCCTGCTGCCGGGGCTCAGGTGGGGAAGGCCTGCGCCCTGCCTCCGGTCCCCCACCCCTGCCGTGGAGCGGGCGGCTCAGGAGGAGGACCAGAGGCCTGCAGGAGGTGCCAGGCCGGTGGCCCTGGGGTGCCTCCTGGCCCTCTGCCTTTCCATAAGCCCTGGAAGCAGGAGGGTTTTCAGGAAGGGCACAGGCCAAGGCAGGGTCAGAGCTGTAGCTCTGGCTGGGACTGGGGGGTGGGGTCTCGGGGACAGCACCCATCC of the Choloepus didactylus isolate mChoDid1 chromosome 21, mChoDid1.pri, whole genome shotgun sequence genome contains:
- the VASN gene encoding vasorin isoform X2, which codes for MATICRDQKMHPRIPPALLLPLLFLLLALGCGPVHGCPAGCQCHQQQTVFCAARRGPRVPRDLPPDTLGLYIFENGITTLDAGSFAGLPGLQLLDLSQNQIASLPGGVFQLLANLTNLDLTGNRLREVTNETFRGLRRLERLYLGKNHIRLVQPGAFDMLDRLLELKLQDNELRALPPLHLPRLLLLDLSHNSLPGLEPGALDTPKVETLRLAGLGLHQLEEGLLGPLQNLHDLDVSDNQLEQVPPALGALQGLTHLRLAGNSRIAQLRPEELAGLAALQELDLSNLSLQALPPALFGPLPRLRLLAAARNPFNCVCLLSWFGQWVRESRVTLASPEETRCHFPPKNAGRLLLQLDYADFGCPATTTTTTTTTATAPTTGPAAHEPPPPPPSVVPTLPWPTEPASEAPSLPPAARPTVAPAPPPQDCPASTCLNGGTCSLGARGHLECLCPPGRAGLYCEGREEPGTRPTPAPATPGPPRALLLEPASPTSLRVGLQRYLQSPVPLRSLRLTYRNLSGPDKRLVMLRLPASLAEYTVTQLRPNATYSVCVQPLGAAWVPEGEEACGEARTPPATRSSHAPVTQAHEGHLPLLIAPALAALLLAALAAVGTAYCVRRGRATAAGAQGKGQVGLGAGPLELEGVKVPLEPGPLVAEAGGEAPLGGPECEAPLMGCPGPGLLGPLPPKAYT
- the VASN gene encoding vasorin isoform X1; amino-acid sequence: MHPRIPPALLLPLLFLLLALGCGPVHGCPAGCQCHQQQTVFCAARRGPRVPRDLPPDTLGLYIFENGITTLDAGSFAGLPGLQLLDLSQNQIASLPGGVFQLLANLTNLDLTGNRLREVTNETFRGLRRLERLYLGKNHIRLVQPGAFDMLDRLLELKLQDNELRALPPLHLPRLLLLDLSHNSLPGLEPGALDTPKVETLRLAGLGLHQLEEGLLGPLQNLHDLDVSDNQLEQVPPALGALQGLTHLRLAGNSRIAQLRPEELAGLAALQELDLSNLSLQALPPALFGPLPRLRLLAAARNPFNCVCLLSWFGQWVRESRVTLASPEETRCHFPPKNAGRLLLQLDYADFGCPATTTTTTTTTATAPTTGPAAHEPPPPPPSVVPTLPWPTEPASEAPSLPPAARPTVAPAPPPQDCPASTCLNGGTCSLGARGHLECLCPPGRAGLYCEGREEPGTRPTPAPATPGPPRALLLEPASPTSLRVGLQRYLQSPVPLRSLRLTYRNLSGPDKRLVMLRLPASLAEYTVTQLRPNATYSVCVQPLGAAWVPEGEEACGEARTPPATRSSHAPVTQAHEGHLPLLIAPALAALLLAALAAVGTAYCVRRGRATAAGAQGKGQVGLGAGPLELEGVKVPLEPGPLVAEAGGEAPLGGPECEAPLMGCPGPGLLGPLPPKAYT